A stretch of Fusarium poae strain DAOMC 252244 chromosome 2, whole genome shotgun sequence DNA encodes these proteins:
- a CDS encoding hypothetical protein (TransMembrane:3 (o54-72i84-104o146-164i)): protein MIDPRASHHVVSRWKLDLAARWYTIQSETLHIPDRFGFLTKGTPPSEVFEVERVIRLSLCQFCFLILLSLVFTRLPQIGISRTLQASGFILGVQFLVFGLFWALQYLPPRASSINWGTWEYSDDTAHINYLKEVFGSYCNGWDSELFFDLLPALLSCCVGWFWVDRYWVWLKVVAIVDEARKLLCGHW from the coding sequence ATGATTGATCCTCGAGCATCTCATCACGTCGTGAGTCGTTGGAAACTCGACCTGGCCGCCCGATGGTACACGATCCAGTCTGAAACACTACACATTCCCGATCGATTCGGTTTTCTCACCAAGGGGACACCTCCGAGCGAGGTTTTTGAAGTTGAAAGAGTTATCAGGCTGTCGCTTTGTCAATTTTgcttcctcatcctcctctcaCTGGTCTTCACTCGCTTACCACAGATCGGGATATCTCGAACTTTGCAGGCCTCGGGGTTCATATTGGGAGTGCAGTTCCTAGTATTTGGTCTCTTTTGGGCGCTTCAGTATTTGCCTCCTCGCGCCAGTTCTATAAACTGGGGGACATGGGAGTACAGCGATGATACAGCTCACATCAATTACTTGAAGGAAGTGTTCGGGAGCTATTGCAATGGGTGGGACTCCGAATTGTTTTTCGACTTGCTACCTGCTTTGCTCAGTTGTTGTGTCGGCTGGTTTTGGGTCGATAGGTACTGGGTGTGGCTGAAGGTGGTGGCCATCGTGGATGAGGCAAGGAAGCTGTTGTGTGGTCATTGGTGA
- a CDS encoding hypothetical protein (BUSCO:48835at5125) has product MGNDGGSIPKRHELVKNAARAPTTSELKATTLEALAHAWSHCALSGEPLDIDTLVSDWRGRLYNYEAILNGLMPSDEPVDITPASLGVKSLRDVVKLKVSKEGDKLVCPISMKELGTSVKSVYLVPCGHVFADIAIKEIQEKSCPECGTEFEQDNVITLIAHTKEEVERLEKRVENLKSQGLTHTLKKDKSEKKKKRKGDDVNEEDKASNVAKKKEDARISGINNSFAASLTAKVMAEQDERNKRRKLVAESRREAARG; this is encoded by the coding sequence ATGGGTAACGACGGCGGCTCCATCCCCAAGCGTCACGAGCTTGTCAAGAATGCGGCGCGCGCTCCCACCACTTCCGAACTGAAAGCGACCACCCTTGAAGCTCTCGCTCATGCTTGGTCCCATTGCGCCCTCAGCGGCGAACCTCTCGATATCGATACTCTTGTCTCCGACTGGCGCGGGCGCCTATACAACTACGAAGCGATCCTAAATGGTCTTATGCCATCTGACGAACCCGTCGACATCACACCCGCGAGCCTGGGTGTCAAGTCATTGCGCGACGTGGTAAAGCTCAAGGTTTCCAAGGAAGGCGACAAGTTGGTGTGCCCCATCTCCATGAAGGAGCTGGGTACTTCCGTCAAGTCTGTCTATCTGGTACCTTGCGGACATGTCTTTGCGGATATAGCGATCAAGGAGATTCAGGAAAAGAGTTGTCCCGAATGCGGCACTGAGTTTGAACAAGACAACGTCATCACGCTTATCGCGCATAcaaaagaagaagttgagagaTTGGAGAAGAGAGTTGAGAACCTCAAGAGTCAGGGATTGACACATACTTTAAAGAAGGACAagtcggaaaagaagaagaagcgcaagggcGACGACGTGAATGAAGAGGATAAGGCGTCCAATGttgcaaagaagaaggaggatgcCAGGATAAGTGGTATCAACAATTCTTTCGCTGCGTCGCTGACGGCAAAGGTGATGGCTGAGCAGGACGAACGGAATAAGAGGCGAAAGCTAGTGGCAGAGTCGAGAAGAGAGGCTGCCAGAGGTTGA